The window GCGAGGACGCCGCCGCCGACGACTGAGTCGCCACCGCGGCCCGTGGCACCGCGTCGCGCCGTTCGACCGATTCGGCGGTATCGACGCGGCCATCCCGACGCGTTGCCAGGGCGACCGCACTCGCACGGGACGTTTTTAACGGACCACTCCAAACGGAAAGTGATGACTGCTGACGGCAGCCCCTCGACGGATCGCGAGTCGCCGGTCGGCAAGCCGGTGATCCGCGGCGACCCGTCGCTGATGGGCGACCGCGCCGAGGAGGCCGTCGAGTTCGACCCGGACGACCCCGAGAGCCTCGAACTGGCGGCCGAGACGGTCCGGGCCTTCTCCGAGAACACGGCCGGCGCCGACGACAACGTGTACATGCTGCGGGGCGCGGCCGCCTGCGCCGCCCTCGTCCGCGGCGAGGGCTCCTACAAGGCCGCCGCCGAGCGGGCCGGCGGCGAGGCCACCGTCTCGTTCATCCGCAAGTGGTCCCGCGTTCACGACCTGCCGCGGGCCATCCGCCTCCACGTCGCGCTGGGCCACATCGCGCCGACCGCGGCCAAGCACATCGCTCGCGTCGGCGGCGAGGCCCGCTACCTGCTGGCCTGGGCCGCCGTCGACCACGACATGACCGTCCGCCAGGTCCGCTCGGTCGCCAGCGCGATCAACGACGGGACGAGCGTCGAAGCGGCCCTCGCCGCGGAGGGCGTCACGCTGGGCGAGGTCACCGTCGAACTCGACCCCGAGGCCTACCGCGAGCTCCGCCGGCACGCCGCCCTCGAGACGACCTCGCCCGGCGACCTCGTCTCGGAGATTCTGTCAGAAGAACTGGAGAGCGACGACTGACCGTCGCAGCGGAGCGAGCCGCTTGCAGACCGTGCTTTTTCCGACTGGCCTGCCGCCGCTCAGTCGGAGGCGACTGCCGGATCGGACCCCGAACAGGGTATCGACGCCCGCGGCCGCAGCTCGTTGCCGACGTCGCGCATCAGGAGTGCGTTGTCGAGAGCCACGGCGTCCGGGTCCAGCTCGTCGAAGAAGCTCGCGCTCGCGGACTCGACGGCCAGCGGCGTCACCGCCCAGTCGTCCATGGCCATCTCCAGGCCGTCGAACCGGTCGCCGTCCGGCGACGGCGAGTAGCCGACGGCGCCACAGCGGTGGTACTCGACCGCGGCCGCGAGGTCCGG of the Halomicrobium salinisoli genome contains:
- a CDS encoding DUF7119 family protein — encoded protein: MTADGSPSTDRESPVGKPVIRGDPSLMGDRAEEAVEFDPDDPESLELAAETVRAFSENTAGADDNVYMLRGAAACAALVRGEGSYKAAAERAGGEATVSFIRKWSRVHDLPRAIRLHVALGHIAPTAAKHIARVGGEARYLLAWAAVDHDMTVRQVRSVASAINDGTSVEAALAAEGVTLGEVTVELDPEAYRELRRHAALETTSPGDLVSEILSEELESDD